From Vibrio splendidus, a single genomic window includes:
- the zapA gene encoding cell division protein ZapA, translating to MSNQAVDVEILGKLTRVNCPPGQEESLIAAAADLDNRLKEMAERTKVTNEVKLLTIAALNICYELQTKKFEANDEQNALTERMEQLTTSLSDVLSKVKHGQQ from the coding sequence ATGAGTAATCAAGCGGTAGACGTTGAAATATTAGGAAAACTGACTCGAGTGAATTGTCCCCCAGGGCAAGAAGAGTCATTGATTGCAGCGGCGGCCGATCTTGATAATCGATTGAAAGAGATGGCTGAACGTACTAAGGTAACCAATGAAGTGAAGCTGCTAACGATCGCAGCTCTGAACATTTGCTATGAATTACAAACGAAGAAGTTTGAAGCAAATGATGAACAAAACGCACTGACCGAGCGAATGGAACAGCTCACGACATCACTTTCAGATGTCCTCAGTAAAGTTAAGCACGGACAGCAATAG
- a CDS encoding 5-formyltetrahydrofolate cyclo-ligase: MKTLTRSEFRKQIRIKRNALSGDQQTQSGIDLVKQCSQLDEIQSAQHIALYISIDGELDTQPLIEWLWAQGKQTYLPVLHPFSAGHLLFLHYSPTTLTVLNKYGIVEPQLNQMLVKPCQQLDLILTPLVGFDSQGHRLGMGGGYYDRTLVRWFETGEGATPIGLAHDCQHVDTLPIEEWDIPLPKIVTPSKTWQWENSH, translated from the coding sequence ATGAAGACGCTCACACGCAGCGAATTTCGCAAACAGATCCGTATCAAACGCAATGCCTTATCTGGCGACCAACAAACTCAATCCGGTATAGACTTAGTTAAGCAGTGCTCTCAGCTTGATGAGATTCAGTCAGCTCAACATATCGCCCTCTATATTTCCATTGATGGCGAACTCGATACCCAGCCTTTAATTGAATGGTTATGGGCGCAAGGCAAGCAAACTTATTTACCAGTATTACACCCCTTCTCTGCCGGACATCTGCTGTTTCTACATTACTCTCCAACCACACTCACTGTTTTGAATAAGTACGGCATTGTCGAACCTCAGCTCAATCAGATGCTGGTTAAACCTTGTCAGCAACTCGATCTCATTCTGACTCCCCTTGTAGGCTTTGACTCTCAAGGGCATCGCTTAGGCATGGGCGGCGGATATTACGATCGTACCTTGGTTCGATGGTTTGAGACTGGTGAAGGCGCAACGCCAATTGGTTTAGCTCATGATTGCCAGCATGTCGATACACTGCCAATTGAAGAGTGGGACATTCCGTTACCTAAAATCGTGACTCCGAGTAAGACTTGGCAATGGGAAAACAGCCATTAA
- a CDS encoding aminoacyl-tRNA deacylase, with product METLITQWLDQQQVNYRLLMQSKPTTSIEETAQERGIDASQMVKCILLKDMGNQYALACTAGDRSVDPKKVRSVLNCRRMTCVSVADVETITGFKAGCVGPLALKRYMPIIFDPSIQKNSTVTISSGDRMAGVALDPNDLMALCAPIVADISR from the coding sequence GTGGAAACACTGATTACACAATGGCTGGATCAACAGCAGGTGAACTATCGCCTGCTGATGCAAAGTAAACCAACCACCAGCATCGAAGAAACAGCTCAAGAGCGAGGCATCGACGCCTCTCAAATGGTGAAGTGTATCCTGCTCAAGGACATGGGCAACCAATATGCGTTGGCCTGTACTGCAGGTGATCGCTCTGTCGACCCCAAGAAAGTACGCTCGGTACTGAATTGCCGCCGAATGACCTGTGTATCAGTCGCTGATGTTGAAACGATCACAGGCTTTAAGGCTGGGTGTGTTGGCCCTCTTGCTCTAAAAAGATACATGCCGATCATTTTTGATCCTTCAATTCAAAAAAACTCGACGGTTACTATTAGCTCGGGTGATCGAATGGCTGGTGTTGCGCTGGATCCCAATGATCTTATGGCCCTTTGCGCACCAATCGTTGCTGACATCAGTCGATGA
- the rpiA gene encoding ribose-5-phosphate isomerase RpiA yields the protein MTQDEMKKAAGWAALQYVEEGSIVGVGTGSTVNHFIDALGTMKEKIKGAVSSSVASTEKLEALEIKVFECNDVFKLDIYVDGADEINGSRDMIKGGGAALTREKIVAAISDKFICIVDGTKAVDVLGKFPLPVEVIPMARSYVARELVKLGGDPVYREGCTTDNGNMILDVYGMAIENPKQLEDIINGIAGVVTVGLFAHRGADVVITGTPEGAKIEE from the coding sequence ATGACTCAAGATGAAATGAAAAAAGCAGCGGGCTGGGCAGCACTTCAATATGTTGAAGAAGGCAGCATTGTAGGTGTAGGTACTGGCTCTACAGTAAATCACTTCATCGACGCACTAGGCACAATGAAAGAAAAAATCAAAGGTGCGGTTTCAAGCTCTGTAGCCTCTACTGAAAAACTAGAAGCGCTAGAAATCAAAGTATTTGAGTGTAATGACGTATTCAAGTTAGACATCTATGTTGATGGCGCAGATGAGATCAACGGTTCACGCGACATGATCAAAGGCGGCGGTGCTGCTTTGACTCGTGAAAAAATCGTAGCGGCTATCTCTGATAAGTTTATTTGCATTGTTGACGGTACTAAAGCCGTTGATGTGTTGGGTAAATTCCCATTGCCTGTTGAAGTTATCCCGATGGCACGTTCATATGTTGCACGTGAACTAGTAAAGCTTGGTGGTGACCCAGTTTACCGCGAAGGTTGCACCACTGATAATGGCAACATGATCCTAGATGTATACGGCATGGCGATCGAAAACCCGAAACAATTAGAAGATATCATCAACGGTATCGCTGGTGTGGTTACGGTTGGTCTATTTGCTCACCGTGGTGCTGATGTGGTTATCACAGGTACACCTGAAGGTGCAAAAATTGAAGAATAA
- a CDS encoding YecA family protein encodes MSETTLPDYLTVATELQSASLAVNPAEMHGLLTGMLSGGLNLADKSWQPLIFDYTNEGMGWPDRALTLAEATLKVTTSEITGSGMELSMLLPDEDASASLFDLADGVSDWINHFISGLGLVGAQLNKASDSTKEALADLEEMAKLGIDEEDDMEEQAQLLEHVIEHVKACALTIHAEFGARPSEDAAPTIH; translated from the coding sequence ATGAGCGAAACTACTTTACCTGACTACCTAACGGTTGCGACTGAACTTCAATCGGCAAGCCTAGCCGTAAACCCTGCTGAGATGCATGGTTTATTAACGGGTATGTTGAGCGGAGGCTTAAACCTGGCAGATAAAAGCTGGCAACCACTGATCTTTGATTACACCAATGAAGGTATGGGCTGGCCAGATCGCGCATTAACGCTTGCGGAAGCAACGCTAAAAGTAACGACCAGCGAAATCACAGGTTCAGGCATGGAGCTGTCTATGTTGTTGCCGGACGAAGACGCAAGCGCAAGCCTGTTTGATCTTGCGGACGGTGTGTCTGATTGGATTAACCACTTTATTTCTGGTTTAGGCTTGGTTGGCGCTCAATTGAATAAAGCGTCTGACAGTACCAAAGAAGCTTTGGCTGATCTTGAAGAGATGGCAAAGCTGGGTATCGATGAAGAAGATGATATGGAAGAGCAAGCGCAGCTTCTAGAGCACGTTATTGAACACGTAAAAGCGTGTGCACTAACGATTCATGCTGAATTCGGTGCTCGCCCATCTGAAGATGCGGCTCCAACCATTCATTAA
- a CDS encoding succinate dehydrogenase assembly factor 2, with protein MYTAEQKARIKWGCRRGMLELDVVIMPFFEECFDSLQEQEQREFVSLLECDDPDLFTWVMGHGRSENLGHASMVDKIVAHNLSKVR; from the coding sequence ATGTACACTGCAGAGCAGAAAGCACGAATTAAATGGGGTTGCCGTCGTGGCATGTTAGAACTTGATGTAGTCATCATGCCATTTTTTGAAGAGTGTTTTGATTCATTGCAAGAGCAGGAACAGCGTGAGTTTGTTTCTCTACTTGAGTGTGATGACCCAGATTTGTTTACTTGGGTGATGGGACATGGGCGCAGTGAAAATCTAGGCCATGCTTCAATGGTTGATAAAATTGTCGCACATAACCTCAGCAAGGTTCGTTAA
- a CDS encoding FAD-dependent 2-octaprenylphenol hydroxylase → MMQSVDIAIVGGGMVGLALAAALKDSDLRIAVIEGRAPSEGLSELPDVRVSALSRSSEVILRNLGAWQGIEQRRAAPYQAMEVWEQDSFARIEFDSTRLAQPNLGHIVENRVIQLALLEQVKKQDNVSLYMPATCKTMAIGESEAWLTLDNGQALTAKLVVGADGANSWVRKQQDIPLTHWDYGHSAIVANIKTTEPHHSVARQIFTPQGPLAFLPMQPSHMSSIVWSTEPNRAEKLVSMSDANFNKQLTAEFDSKLGLCEVVGERFAFPLRMRYARDFAVERVALVGDAAHTIHPLAGQGVNLGLLDAASLAQELLTLWAAGEDIGTKRNLRGYERWRKAEAAKMIASMQGFKDLFEGDNPAKKLIRGIGMKLAGQLPGAKDEIMKRALGLSGNLPDLAKRPVTHQ, encoded by the coding sequence ATGATGCAAAGTGTTGATATCGCGATTGTTGGTGGAGGCATGGTTGGCCTAGCGCTTGCTGCTGCGTTGAAAGACAGTGACCTAAGAATTGCCGTCATTGAAGGCAGGGCACCCAGTGAAGGGCTTAGCGAATTGCCTGATGTGCGTGTGTCGGCATTGAGCCGCTCTAGTGAAGTGATTCTTCGTAACTTAGGCGCATGGCAAGGCATTGAACAAAGACGTGCGGCACCTTACCAAGCGATGGAGGTGTGGGAACAAGATAGCTTTGCTCGTATTGAGTTTGACTCGACACGTTTGGCTCAGCCGAATCTCGGTCATATTGTTGAAAACCGTGTGATTCAACTCGCACTGCTTGAACAGGTGAAGAAGCAAGATAATGTCAGCCTGTACATGCCCGCGACGTGCAAAACGATGGCGATTGGTGAAAGCGAAGCATGGCTAACGCTAGATAATGGCCAAGCACTGACCGCTAAGTTGGTTGTTGGAGCGGACGGCGCAAACTCTTGGGTTCGCAAACAACAAGATATCCCATTAACACATTGGGATTACGGACACAGCGCGATTGTCGCGAATATTAAGACCACAGAGCCGCATCACAGCGTTGCTCGTCAGATATTCACACCACAAGGGCCATTGGCATTCCTACCAATGCAGCCAAGCCACATGAGTTCGATAGTTTGGTCTACGGAGCCTAATCGTGCTGAGAAGCTTGTATCCATGTCGGATGCTAATTTTAATAAGCAACTGACGGCTGAGTTCGACTCAAAACTTGGTTTATGTGAAGTGGTTGGTGAGCGTTTTGCCTTCCCATTACGTATGCGCTACGCACGTGACTTTGCTGTAGAGCGTGTCGCTTTGGTTGGTGATGCAGCTCATACGATTCACCCGTTAGCGGGGCAAGGGGTCAACTTAGGGCTATTAGATGCTGCAAGCTTAGCGCAAGAGCTGTTAACGCTATGGGCTGCTGGCGAAGACATTGGTACTAAACGTAACCTTCGTGGCTATGAACGCTGGAGAAAAGCTGAGGCGGCGAAGATGATTGCTTCAATGCAGGGCTTTAAAGATCTGTTTGAAGGCGATAACCCAGCCAAGAAGCTAATTCGTGGTATCGGTATGAAGCTCGCGGGCCAATTACCGGGTGCGAAAGATGAGATCATGAAGCGAGCACTGGGTTTGTCAGGCAATCTTCCTGATCTAGCCAAGCGTCCAGTTACGCACCAATAA
- a CDS encoding DUF1107 domain-containing protein yields the protein MRLFKRYTPSMIAKHVSRLFKGRIYIYGVGKFEFDNGKLVLPDRAERRHFQTVKEINSEIMKLRCAYA from the coding sequence ATGAGACTGTTTAAGCGCTATACACCGAGTATGATTGCTAAACATGTAAGTCGACTTTTCAAAGGACGAATCTACATTTACGGCGTAGGAAAATTTGAGTTTGATAACGGTAAACTCGTGCTGCCAGACCGAGCAGAAAGGCGTCATTTTCAAACGGTAAAAGAAATAAATAGTGAAATCATGAAACTGCGCTGCGCATACGCATGA
- the ygfZ gene encoding tRNA-modifying protein YgfZ: MDWKNTFQPLAHTQNESLPELMITHVSDWSAITMIGDDKKSYLQGQVTCDVVTLPNDESTLGAHCDAKGKVWSIFRLFHHNGGYALMQPKSAIEVELVEIKKYAVFSKIDIEQTSDVVIGIMGTSANQYVDSIAEGQGKVRTISGGTAVQVSDNRWALLVTQEAAEALVSSSSAEKVSEALWQYHEILDAQPNLSKAEQNEHIPQALNLQAIGGISFSKGCYTGQETVARAKYRGMNKREMRIVSGTTSDVLSLENTIELERSVGENWRGAGRLLNVYQFANNQAIGLMVLPNNLDDDVQLRLTAQPDQTWNILPLPYSLDDE; this comes from the coding sequence ATGGATTGGAAAAACACATTTCAGCCGCTCGCTCATACGCAAAATGAATCGCTTCCAGAACTGATGATCACACACGTGTCAGACTGGAGCGCAATCACCATGATAGGCGATGACAAAAAGTCGTACCTACAAGGTCAAGTAACGTGCGATGTCGTCACTCTTCCTAATGATGAATCTACATTGGGCGCGCATTGTGATGCGAAAGGAAAGGTTTGGAGTATCTTTCGTTTGTTCCACCACAATGGCGGCTACGCACTTATGCAGCCTAAATCGGCAATTGAAGTCGAGTTAGTTGAAATCAAGAAATACGCCGTGTTCTCTAAAATTGATATCGAGCAGACGTCTGACGTTGTTATCGGAATCATGGGGACTTCAGCGAACCAATACGTTGATTCGATTGCAGAGGGTCAAGGTAAAGTGCGTACTATCTCTGGTGGTACAGCCGTTCAAGTCTCAGACAACCGTTGGGCTCTACTTGTTACTCAAGAAGCAGCAGAAGCCTTGGTATCAAGCAGCTCAGCTGAAAAAGTATCAGAAGCGCTTTGGCAGTATCATGAAATTCTTGATGCTCAGCCGAACCTATCGAAAGCAGAGCAAAACGAGCACATTCCTCAAGCACTTAACCTGCAAGCGATTGGCGGTATCAGCTTTTCAAAAGGCTGCTATACAGGTCAAGAAACGGTTGCTCGTGCCAAGTACCGTGGCATGAACAAGCGTGAGATGCGCATTGTTTCTGGAACAACTTCAGATGTACTGTCTCTAGAGAATACGATTGAACTTGAACGTAGCGTGGGTGAGAACTGGCGTGGTGCAGGCCGACTATTAAATGTCTATCAATTTGCTAATAACCAAGCGATTGGTTTGATGGTACTGCCAAACAACCTTGATGACGATGTTCAACTTCGACTGACCGCGCAGCCTGATCAAACATGGAATATCCTGCCACTGCCTTACAGCCTTGACGACGAGTAA
- the ubiH gene encoding 2-octaprenyl-6-methoxyphenyl hydroxylase, translating into MAQYDVVIAGGAMAGATLALALNHLSQGSLSIAVVEPYQVDHQAHPGFDSRSIALSYGTVQILDSLHLWQSIAPVATPIKDIHVSDRGHAGMTDIYSEELAVDALGYVVELADVGRIYQQKLESEAAITMLCPESVSQVEREDSLTTIELTSGQTITTKLLVAADGAISTCCQQLNISLNEHDFEQVAVIANIVASEPHQGRAFERFTHHGPVALLPMSDNRLSLVWCLSPEQAQKVMTLNDNEFLEQLQNDFGWRLGRLEKVGKRASYPLILRHRQQNISHRFAIIGNAAQTLHPIAGQGFNLGIRDVASLAEELCTQLDDVGRYNGLVNFRKRREQDRDTTITLTSSLVHLFSNDFLTARIGRNLGLAVIDNLPPLKGPLLRHTLGLVER; encoded by the coding sequence ATGGCTCAGTATGATGTTGTAATTGCTGGTGGCGCAATGGCAGGGGCGACCTTAGCCCTTGCTCTGAATCACCTCAGTCAAGGTTCACTGTCTATTGCAGTAGTAGAGCCTTATCAGGTTGATCATCAAGCTCACCCTGGTTTTGATTCTCGTTCGATCGCTTTGTCTTATGGTACGGTGCAGATCCTCGATTCTTTGCATTTGTGGCAATCTATCGCTCCGGTAGCGACCCCAATTAAAGATATCCATGTTTCGGATAGAGGGCATGCCGGAATGACGGACATCTACAGTGAAGAGCTTGCTGTTGATGCGCTTGGCTATGTGGTGGAGTTGGCGGATGTGGGGCGAATCTATCAGCAGAAGCTTGAGTCCGAAGCTGCAATTACGATGCTTTGCCCTGAGTCTGTCAGTCAAGTCGAACGTGAAGACTCGCTAACGACGATTGAGCTGACAAGTGGGCAAACCATAACGACTAAGTTACTGGTTGCAGCTGACGGTGCTATCTCAACCTGTTGTCAGCAACTCAATATCTCATTGAATGAGCATGACTTTGAACAAGTTGCTGTGATTGCCAATATCGTGGCTAGCGAACCTCACCAAGGTCGCGCATTTGAGCGTTTTACTCATCATGGGCCTGTCGCTCTATTACCGATGAGTGACAACCGTTTGTCGCTAGTTTGGTGTTTGTCACCGGAGCAAGCGCAAAAAGTGATGACCCTAAACGACAATGAATTTCTTGAGCAGTTGCAGAATGACTTTGGTTGGCGACTTGGCCGACTCGAGAAGGTAGGCAAGCGTGCCAGTTACCCACTGATTCTTCGTCATCGTCAGCAAAATATCTCTCATCGATTTGCGATTATTGGTAATGCCGCTCAAACGCTTCACCCAATTGCAGGACAAGGTTTTAATCTTGGCATCCGTGATGTGGCTTCCTTGGCGGAAGAGTTGTGTACCCAACTCGATGATGTTGGGCGTTACAATGGTCTTGTTAACTTTAGAAAGCGTAGAGAACAAGATAGAGACACGACGATTACGCTGACATCAAGCCTAGTCCATTTATTCTCAAACGATTTTTTGACTGCTCGCATTGGGCGTAATCTTGGGTTAGCCGTAATTGATAACCTTCCACCACTTAAAGGTCCACTTTTGCGTCATACGCTTGGCCTAGTAGAAAGATAA